One Scophthalmus maximus strain ysfricsl-2021 chromosome 9, ASM2237912v1, whole genome shotgun sequence genomic region harbors:
- the sil1 gene encoding nucleotide exchange factor SIL1 isoform X1, translated as MRLISFSCITLASLMLLRCQHIAAVPEQKSDSALTVVENVEGEVGAVGDEGEEEVANLKVVQPTEQWQTLKPGEAVPAGSHVRLNLQTGQREVRLGEEQLKHWTQDHRNGGHVPSSFAPDELKQAMKKIKEDLNPDSVASKYRSLEELKKDMAQLDLLVETDVQIMRRLLDQFNSSSTTTEQRLNILLELEYLVHQVDNAQTLCSMGGLQLIVEGLNSSDFRLQEKSAFVLGSASASNPVVQVKAVESGALQKLLTALATAQPLIVKKKVLFALAALLRHFPYAQHNFLSNGGLQVLSELFRADGGGVLRTRIVTMLYDMISEKVLISQAGLDPVLDAAHEERVHQYSKVSVEAELLENGWCRLVPLLLESTEHDHREKALRALLAMAPKCLDEYRSDSSLLGYLLSLRDQYQELVHSEMILGDETGYFAEIVELIDTLLVKMK; from the exons ATGAGGCTGATTTCATTCAGCTGCATAACCCTGGCTTCTCTCATGTTGCTGCGCTGCCAGCACATAGCCGCTGTTCCTGAGCAGAAG TCTGACTCTGCGTTGACTGTGGTGGAGAATGTAGAAGGAGAAGTAGGAGCAGTTggtgatgaaggagaggaagaggtcgCAAATTTAAAGGTGGTCCAACCTACTGAGCAGTGGCAAACACTCAAACCAG gtgaGGCAGTACCAGCAGGTTCCCACGTGAGGCTAAATCTGCAGACGGGTCAGAGAGAGGTCAGACTGGGAGAAGAGCAGCTCAAACACTGGACACAGGATCACAG GAATGGAGGACACGTTCCGTCCTCCTTCGCTCCTGATGAACTGAAACAGGCCATGAAGAAGATAAAGGAGGACCTGAATCCA GACTCTGTGGCTTCCAAGTATCGCTCCCTAGAGGAGTTGAAGAAAGACATGGCTCAGCTGGACTTGCTGGTGGAGACGGATGTTCAG ATAATGAGGCGTCTGCTGGACCagttcaacagcagcagcacgacTACAGAGCAGAGACTGAACatcctgctggagctggagtaTCTTGTGCACCAG gtggacAATGCCCAGACTCTGTGCTCAATGGGGGGTCTCCAGTTGATTGTGGAAGGACTGAACAGCTCTGACTTCAGATTACAGGAAAAGTCTGCCTTTGTCCTGGGATCGGCTTCAGCCAG TAACCCAGTAGTTCAGGTGAAAGCGGTAGAGAGTGGAGCTCTGCAGAAGCTGTTAACTGCCCTGGCCACAGCACAGCCACTCATTGTGAAGAAGAAG GTCCTGTTTGCACTGGCCGCCCTATTGCGTCACTTCCCCTATGCACAGCACAACTTCCTGTCAAATGGGGGGCTACAGGTCCTGTCCGAGTTGTTTAGGGCAGATGGAGGCGGAGTTCTGCGGACACGCATCGTCACCATGTTGTATGACATGATCAGTGAAAAG GTGCTGATTTCTCAGGCAGGTCTGGACCCAGTCTTGGATGCCGCCCATGAGGAGCGTGTGCATCAGTACTCTAAGGTGTCCGTGGaggcggagctgctggagaacggCTGGTGCAGGCTGGTCCCACTGCTGCTCGAGTCTACCGAGCATGACCACAGAGAGAAG GCTCTACGGGCTTTGTTGGCGATGGCTCCGAAGTGTTTGGATGAGTACCGCTCAGACAGTTCTCTGCTGGGCTACTTGCTCTCTCTCCGAGACCAGTACCAGGAACTGGTCCATTCAGAAATGATTCTGGGAGATGAGACTGGCTACTTTGCGGAAATTGTAGAACTTATTGATACGCTACTagtcaaaatgaaatga
- the sil1 gene encoding nucleotide exchange factor SIL1 isoform X2, whose translation MELNPGDKTEEKRKHERLGSDSALTVVENVEGEVGAVGDEGEEEVANLKVVQPTEQWQTLKPGEAVPAGSHVRLNLQTGQREVRLGEEQLKHWTQDHRNGGHVPSSFAPDELKQAMKKIKEDLNPDSVASKYRSLEELKKDMAQLDLLVETDVQIMRRLLDQFNSSSTTTEQRLNILLELEYLVHQVDNAQTLCSMGGLQLIVEGLNSSDFRLQEKSAFVLGSASASNPVVQVKAVESGALQKLLTALATAQPLIVKKKVLFALAALLRHFPYAQHNFLSNGGLQVLSELFRADGGGVLRTRIVTMLYDMISEKVLISQAGLDPVLDAAHEERVHQYSKVSVEAELLENGWCRLVPLLLESTEHDHREKALRALLAMAPKCLDEYRSDSSLLGYLLSLRDQYQELVHSEMILGDETGYFAEIVELIDTLLVKMK comes from the exons ATGGAACTTAACCCAGGTGATAAaactgaggaaaaaagaaaacatgagagGCTAGGG TCTGACTCTGCGTTGACTGTGGTGGAGAATGTAGAAGGAGAAGTAGGAGCAGTTggtgatgaaggagaggaagaggtcgCAAATTTAAAGGTGGTCCAACCTACTGAGCAGTGGCAAACACTCAAACCAG gtgaGGCAGTACCAGCAGGTTCCCACGTGAGGCTAAATCTGCAGACGGGTCAGAGAGAGGTCAGACTGGGAGAAGAGCAGCTCAAACACTGGACACAGGATCACAG GAATGGAGGACACGTTCCGTCCTCCTTCGCTCCTGATGAACTGAAACAGGCCATGAAGAAGATAAAGGAGGACCTGAATCCA GACTCTGTGGCTTCCAAGTATCGCTCCCTAGAGGAGTTGAAGAAAGACATGGCTCAGCTGGACTTGCTGGTGGAGACGGATGTTCAG ATAATGAGGCGTCTGCTGGACCagttcaacagcagcagcacgacTACAGAGCAGAGACTGAACatcctgctggagctggagtaTCTTGTGCACCAG gtggacAATGCCCAGACTCTGTGCTCAATGGGGGGTCTCCAGTTGATTGTGGAAGGACTGAACAGCTCTGACTTCAGATTACAGGAAAAGTCTGCCTTTGTCCTGGGATCGGCTTCAGCCAG TAACCCAGTAGTTCAGGTGAAAGCGGTAGAGAGTGGAGCTCTGCAGAAGCTGTTAACTGCCCTGGCCACAGCACAGCCACTCATTGTGAAGAAGAAG GTCCTGTTTGCACTGGCCGCCCTATTGCGTCACTTCCCCTATGCACAGCACAACTTCCTGTCAAATGGGGGGCTACAGGTCCTGTCCGAGTTGTTTAGGGCAGATGGAGGCGGAGTTCTGCGGACACGCATCGTCACCATGTTGTATGACATGATCAGTGAAAAG GTGCTGATTTCTCAGGCAGGTCTGGACCCAGTCTTGGATGCCGCCCATGAGGAGCGTGTGCATCAGTACTCTAAGGTGTCCGTGGaggcggagctgctggagaacggCTGGTGCAGGCTGGTCCCACTGCTGCTCGAGTCTACCGAGCATGACCACAGAGAGAAG GCTCTACGGGCTTTGTTGGCGATGGCTCCGAAGTGTTTGGATGAGTACCGCTCAGACAGTTCTCTGCTGGGCTACTTGCTCTCTCTCCGAGACCAGTACCAGGAACTGGTCCATTCAGAAATGATTCTGGGAGATGAGACTGGCTACTTTGCGGAAATTGTAGAACTTATTGATACGCTACTagtcaaaatgaaatga